One Malus domestica chromosome 11, GDT2T_hap1 genomic region harbors:
- the LOC103447272 gene encoding UDP-xylose transporter 3, with protein MWKMGESPKFQLGTIGALSLSVVSSVSIVICNKALISTLGFTFATTLTSWHLLVTFCSLHVALWMKFFEHKPFDASSVMGFGILNGISIGLLNLSLGFNSVGFYQMTKLAIIPCTVLLETLFFKKKFSRSVQFSLSILLLGVGVATVTDLQLNALGSFLSLLAVLTTCVAQIMTNTIQKKFKVSSTQLLYQSCPYQAITLFVIGPFLDGLLTNQNVFSFAYTPQVLFFIVLSCLISVSVNFSTFLVIGKTSAVTYQVLGHLKTCLVLAFGYILLRDPFSWRNILGILIAIVGMVLYSYYCTLESQRKANEVSQQLPLTRESEGAQLLGVENGNGNDPKIPVWKNKDLQA; from the exons ATGTGGAAGATGGGAGAGAGCCCGAAGTTCCAGCTGGGAACCATTGGGGCTCTGAGTTTGTCGGTGGTGTCGTCGGTGTCAATCGTGATTTGCAACAAGGCGCTTATTAGCACACTTGGTTTCACTTTTG CCACAACTTTGACAAGCTGGCATCTTCTAGTCACATTTTGTTCGCTTCACGTAGCGTTATGGATGAAATTTTTTGAACACAAGCCTTTTGATGCTAGTTCTGTAATGGGATTTGGAATTCTTAATGGAATCTCTATTGGCCTTCTGAATCTTAGCTTGGGTTTCAATTCCGTTGGTTTTTACCAG ATGACAAAACTGGCAATCATCCCTTGTACTGTTCTTCTGGAGACCCTTTTCTTTAAGAAGAAATTCAG TCGAAGTGTCCAGTTTTCACTCTCCATCCTTCTTTTGGGAGTTGGGGTTGCAACAGTGACGGATCTTCAACTCAATGCTCTGGGTTCTTTTTTGTCCCTGCTGGCAGTTTTAACAACCTGTGTTGCTCAGATT ATGACCAATACCATCCAGAAGAAGTTCAAAGTTTCATCAACCCAACTTCTGTACCAATCTTGCCCCTATCAGGCAATAACGTTGTTTGTCATTGGTCCATTTCTAGATGGACTTTTGACTAATCAAAATGTTTTCTCATTTGCATATACCCCTCAAGTGCTG TTCTTCATTGTTCTGTCCTGCCTGATATCTGTCTCCGTAAACTTCAGTACATTTTTGGTTATTGGAAAGACGTCTGCAGTAACCTATCAGGTCCTTGGACATCTGAAAACATGCCTTGTTTTGGCATTTGGCTACATTCTACTTCGTGACCCATTTAGCTGGCGCAACATTTTGGGGATATTGATTGCTATAGTCGGGATGGTGCTCTATTCTTATTATTGCACTCTCGAGAGCCAGCGGAAGGCTAATGAAGTATCCCAACAGTTACCCCTG ACGAGAGAAAGTGAAGGTGCTCAGTTATTAGGTGTGGAAAATGGAAATGGGAACGATCCTAAAATTCCTGTATGGAAGAACAAGGACCTACAAGCTTAA